A part of Paenibacillus sp. sptzw28 genomic DNA contains:
- a CDS encoding OmpL47-type beta-barrel domain-containing protein yields MTKTFKTAKVRLAIVSVICLISLLASSINVIGEPEAAHAEASFSFIHPGMLFTQEDLDVMKTNAAAGKSPWADGFKRMQANQLASLNYTPKFHSTVYRNDAVYGNQGNADLQFSGSAALFDAVQWYVTGNQAYADKAIQILNGWSNTLTSIQGRDQQLAASLYGYKLLNAAEILRYSGSGWSSADMDKFTSMMRSVFLPIVSTWGWVNGGWANGNWDAADALFYMCFGIWSDDEELYNEGVEYYKHGEGNGSLTHYIQTDYGQAQESGRDQGHTQGGIALLAMSAQVGWNQRTVSANGADMYSYPDNSYLLLKGVEYTAKYNLGYDVPYTPLPGVGYDKPWWPNEVISPIGRGTFSAIYQQIYNFYKYDIGVQDSALAYTKQIIDRTKFETFTNDQVSYGELVYAADPDGYDYKASQWRTTTVTIGNTAKVLKSPGTGTLINVADGTSTVKANGMTAGLSNEFEMQYMGESNNFAFKSLLSNKYLTVTASGAVVASGDTVGPAQTFFLTYTGNSNGTLKSLANNMYVSMDPTTFELSANAGSVVNDNGRFYIYYPIDPPVTMAALSPAAPEGQQDWYTHPVTLTLTANDSVLDTAKTEYSIDGGATWNTYTGPVTFDKDGQYTVVYGSSDVGGGVELPKTVSFKLDIAPVINVTSPGAAIYMDSDVLKPQFTVTDDTYGDGQIAVTALLDGSPVQAGSEIPLYSLTLGKHTFTVTATNPTGSSLTKSVDFEVATSIAALKALVQGFAANGLIDNRDIAGSLIEKLELNQLTDFINLVKAQSGKHIDKSAAGYLLRDAQAIMQDK; encoded by the coding sequence GTGACAAAGACGTTCAAGACCGCTAAAGTCCGATTGGCCATTGTATCAGTCATATGTTTAATCAGTTTGCTGGCTTCATCCATAAACGTCATTGGAGAACCCGAAGCGGCGCATGCCGAAGCGAGCTTCAGCTTCATTCATCCCGGGATGCTTTTCACGCAAGAGGATCTCGATGTAATGAAGACGAATGCAGCGGCGGGGAAATCGCCTTGGGCTGACGGGTTTAAAAGGATGCAGGCCAATCAATTGGCCTCTCTAAATTATACGCCGAAATTTCACAGCACTGTATATCGTAACGACGCCGTATACGGCAATCAAGGAAACGCCGACTTACAGTTCAGCGGCTCCGCCGCGCTGTTCGATGCCGTCCAGTGGTATGTCACCGGGAATCAGGCCTATGCCGATAAGGCGATTCAAATCTTGAACGGCTGGTCTAATACACTGACCTCCATTCAAGGGCGTGACCAGCAGCTTGCGGCAAGCTTGTACGGTTACAAATTGCTCAATGCGGCGGAAATCCTCCGTTACAGCGGCTCCGGCTGGTCCTCCGCCGATATGGACAAATTCACGAGCATGATGCGCAGCGTTTTCCTTCCTATTGTCAGCACCTGGGGATGGGTTAACGGAGGATGGGCCAACGGCAACTGGGATGCAGCGGATGCCTTATTCTACATGTGCTTCGGCATATGGTCGGATGATGAGGAGCTTTATAATGAAGGGGTCGAGTACTACAAACACGGTGAGGGCAACGGTTCTCTGACTCATTACATCCAGACAGATTACGGTCAAGCTCAAGAAAGCGGCCGGGATCAAGGGCACACCCAGGGTGGAATCGCTCTTCTCGCCATGTCCGCACAAGTCGGGTGGAATCAGCGTACCGTAAGCGCAAACGGAGCCGACATGTATTCATATCCGGACAATAGCTATTTGCTGCTGAAAGGGGTCGAATATACTGCCAAATACAATTTGGGCTATGACGTTCCTTATACACCGCTTCCGGGAGTTGGCTACGATAAGCCTTGGTGGCCGAACGAGGTCATTTCACCAATAGGGCGTGGAACATTTTCTGCGATTTATCAGCAAATATATAACTTCTACAAGTACGATATCGGCGTCCAGGATTCGGCTTTGGCCTATACGAAGCAAATTATCGACAGAACGAAGTTTGAAACGTTCACAAACGATCAGGTATCTTACGGCGAACTAGTATATGCGGCCGATCCTGATGGTTACGACTATAAGGCATCTCAATGGCGAACGACAACGGTTACGATCGGAAATACCGCCAAAGTGCTCAAATCACCGGGCACCGGCACATTAATAAACGTTGCGGACGGGACGAGTACTGTAAAAGCAAACGGCATGACCGCCGGATTGTCGAACGAATTCGAGATGCAGTACATGGGCGAATCGAACAATTTCGCATTCAAATCTCTGCTGAGCAATAAATATCTCACCGTTACCGCGAGCGGAGCTGTTGTTGCGAGCGGCGACACTGTCGGACCGGCCCAAACGTTCTTCCTCACCTACACAGGCAATTCGAACGGCACACTGAAATCGCTCGCGAATAACATGTATGTTTCGATGGATCCGACGACATTCGAATTGTCCGCCAACGCCGGATCTGTAGTAAATGATAATGGACGTTTCTATATTTATTATCCGATCGACCCGCCGGTTACAATGGCTGCTCTATCGCCGGCAGCTCCGGAAGGGCAGCAGGATTGGTATACACATCCGGTTACACTGACTTTGACCGCAAATGACTCTGTTCTGGATACGGCAAAAACCGAATACAGCATCGATGGTGGGGCAACATGGAACACCTACACCGGTCCGGTTACCTTCGACAAGGACGGACAGTACACCGTAGTGTACGGTTCGTCGGATGTCGGAGGGGGGGTGGAGCTGCCGAAAACCGTCTCATTCAAGCTCGACATCGCGCCTGTCATCAATGTTACATCGCCAGGTGCTGCCATTTATATGGACTCGGATGTGTTGAAGCCGCAGTTCACCGTAACCGATGATACGTACGGCGACGGCCAAATCGCCGTAACTGCGCTTTTAGACGGCAGTCCGGTTCAAGCAGGATCGGAAATTCCTCTTTACAGCCTGACGCTGGGTAAGCATACCTTTACGGTTACCGCAACGAATCCTACCGGCAGCAGCTTGACGAAATCAGTGGACTTCGAGGTGGCCACGAGCATAGCTGCGCTGAAGGCATTGGTGCAAGGCTTTGCGGCAAACGGCTTGATCGACAATCGAGATATTGCGGGCAGCCTGATCGAGAAATTAGAGTTAAACCAATTAACCGATTTTATCAACCTGGTCAAAGCGCAAAGCGGCAAGCACATTGACAAATCAGCGGCAGGATACCTGCTTCGCGACGCACAAGCGATTATGCAGGATAAATAA
- a CDS encoding AraC family transcriptional regulator: MASIIPLLALGFFSYMKSSKSIQHHVNESNVHLMDQMNGNMEQVLRTVDYTLNYVINSNLVQEALYHPLTYYDFQLYNNLKLELSLLQSPDTKVTDVILANTASNWLINNRGLYKFSENEAKNTLLQLAQLPNSTSWVLLGTDDLGSSETQSYGCKYTIALVKKMPLHTTSKRGLALATIPSCKLAAMMDKETASRKVMVLDKDYRVIVHPDQNKIGKSLADANYVKPSDLRRFNAPSGQFETESGEQPVTVTYVRSGFNGWIYVSFTEIAAITKESKSIGWFTLYVSLLIIALSVLFVWLGSRRVYSPIRKIFQGITERLPEAGRSKNELQIIDEHIRDLFASNANLRHELHQNSQQVRAFFLHKWYQGNINPVETNEKLAFFGYSGHIAGWEHLAVITLQIDILEETRYEPEDADLLLFAINNMIEEMIPPSDRLPPVIIDQTQVTMVGCGSRTLEAFNDYVYKLTEDIQQNMRSYLDLDVSIGISLPFKDVHKAPRAYKEGLEALKQRLKLGKGVIVPYFSLNSGKHTRVYFYPKQVQNELFDAIKLADEARADELLKQWLEEVFQKERSPQEYQTSLIRLLNDLMIVSQEASIAPDQLNIHESSLYEELMHLYVSSEIGHWFKSRLIHPMIQVFRDRQESQYHNLSGKIIEIIQKEYNTDLTLEECALRLHYNVFYLSSIFKKETDMSFSEYLSQYRFEMAKKWLVDTDMPVKEIAESLAYTNPQNFIRFFRKQENMTPGQYRKMYGSK; the protein is encoded by the coding sequence ATGGCAAGCATAATCCCGCTTCTGGCGCTGGGGTTTTTCTCTTACATGAAATCTTCCAAATCGATTCAACATCATGTGAATGAGAGCAATGTCCATCTGATGGACCAGATGAACGGCAATATGGAGCAGGTGCTAAGAACAGTCGACTATACGCTCAATTATGTCATTAATTCAAATTTAGTTCAGGAAGCGCTTTATCATCCATTAACGTATTACGATTTCCAACTTTATAATAACTTAAAGTTAGAGCTTAGTCTTCTTCAATCCCCCGATACCAAGGTTACGGATGTTATTCTTGCCAACACTGCTTCCAACTGGCTGATTAATAATCGCGGGTTATACAAATTCAGTGAGAATGAGGCCAAAAATACGCTTCTCCAATTGGCGCAATTGCCGAACAGCACAAGTTGGGTGCTGCTCGGCACGGACGATCTCGGGTCCAGCGAAACACAAAGCTACGGCTGCAAATATACGATCGCGCTCGTAAAGAAGATGCCTCTCCATACGACGTCCAAACGGGGACTTGCATTAGCCACGATTCCCAGCTGCAAATTAGCGGCCATGATGGACAAGGAGACCGCTTCGCGCAAGGTTATGGTGCTCGATAAGGACTACCGGGTTATCGTTCACCCCGATCAGAACAAAATCGGGAAGTCACTGGCAGATGCGAATTATGTCAAACCGTCTGATCTGCGACGTTTCAACGCTCCCTCCGGCCAGTTCGAGACGGAATCGGGGGAGCAGCCGGTGACGGTCACCTATGTGCGCTCCGGCTTCAACGGATGGATTTACGTTTCTTTTACGGAAATTGCGGCAATTACGAAAGAATCCAAGTCGATCGGCTGGTTTACGCTGTACGTCAGCTTGCTTATCATCGCGCTGTCCGTCCTGTTCGTTTGGCTTGGAAGCCGCCGCGTTTACAGCCCTATCCGGAAGATTTTTCAGGGTATAACAGAGCGACTGCCCGAGGCAGGACGAAGCAAGAATGAGCTGCAGATTATCGATGAGCATATCCGTGATTTATTTGCATCCAACGCCAATTTGCGGCATGAGCTGCATCAGAACAGCCAGCAGGTTCGCGCTTTTTTCCTGCATAAATGGTATCAGGGGAATATAAATCCGGTCGAAACGAACGAGAAATTGGCTTTTTTCGGCTATAGCGGTCATATAGCGGGATGGGAGCATCTTGCGGTGATAACGCTTCAAATTGACATTTTGGAGGAGACGCGTTACGAGCCGGAAGATGCGGATCTGCTCCTATTCGCCATTAATAACATGATAGAAGAAATGATACCTCCATCCGACCGGCTCCCTCCCGTAATCATCGATCAGACACAGGTGACGATGGTAGGATGCGGCAGCCGAACTTTGGAAGCGTTTAACGATTACGTTTATAAGCTTACCGAGGATATACAACAAAACATGCGCTCCTATCTCGACCTGGACGTGAGCATCGGAATCAGCCTGCCTTTCAAGGACGTGCATAAAGCGCCGCGGGCATATAAAGAAGGTCTGGAGGCTTTGAAACAAAGACTGAAGCTGGGGAAAGGTGTAATCGTCCCTTATTTCAGCCTGAATTCCGGGAAACACACGCGAGTGTATTTCTACCCGAAGCAGGTCCAGAACGAATTGTTCGATGCAATAAAGCTTGCGGACGAAGCGCGTGCGGACGAATTATTAAAGCAGTGGCTGGAAGAAGTATTTCAGAAGGAGCGCTCGCCCCAGGAGTATCAGACCTCACTGATCCGATTATTGAACGATCTTATGATTGTCAGCCAGGAGGCAAGCATTGCGCCTGATCAGTTGAATATTCATGAAAGCTCCTTGTACGAAGAGCTGATGCATCTCTATGTAAGCTCCGAAATCGGGCACTGGTTCAAATCGCGGTTGATTCATCCCATGATTCAGGTATTCCGCGATCGCCAGGAGTCTCAGTACCACAACCTGTCAGGGAAAATTATCGAGATCATCCAGAAGGAATACAACACGGACCTCACATTGGAAGAGTGCGCCTTGCGGCTCCATTACAATGTCTTTTATCTGAGCAGCATCTTTAAGAAAGAAACCGACATGTCATTCAGTGAATATCTGTCCCAGTACCGGTTCGAAATGGCAAAGAAATGGCTCGTTGATACGGATATGCCGGTTAAGGAAATAGCGGAAAGCCTTGCGTATACGAATCCGCAGAACTTCATCCGCTTCTTCCGCAAGCAGGAGAATATGACCCCGGGGCAGTACCGGAAAATGTACGGAAGCAAATGA
- a CDS encoding substrate-binding domain-containing protein: MSNRKWYLGLLILFVIFAGLLLQFFFSSLRIRELVHSLEPDPGEEAGRHIVLISQELDNPFWRSVEQGALEASRKYKFDLQYDGPLRINASEQIKLLAKAIAAKADAVLVQGINDPQYRELINKAVSMGIPVITVDTDEPGSRRLSYVGTDNLEAGKQMGKLVAKAAAGSPGGIGVLVGSKQAANQQLRLEGFRSVISHYPKLNVVSVRASNISLLQASGEAEDMLNKEKQIRYLIGFSTLDGVGLMEAAARMHRQDVRIFAFDDLPETIEGIRHDKIKSTIVQQPREMGYKAVSLLSYYFQGKPLQPENYTSTKVLDAAAVGTGTGEERP, encoded by the coding sequence ATGTCTAATCGAAAATGGTACTTGGGCTTACTCATCCTTTTTGTCATATTTGCCGGTTTGCTGCTGCAATTTTTCTTCTCTTCGCTGCGCATCCGCGAGCTGGTTCATTCCTTGGAGCCAGACCCCGGAGAGGAAGCGGGCCGTCATATCGTACTGATCTCCCAAGAACTGGACAACCCGTTCTGGAGATCCGTTGAGCAGGGAGCGCTGGAGGCTTCCCGGAAGTACAAATTCGACCTACAGTACGACGGGCCTTTGCGTATCAACGCCTCCGAACAGATCAAGCTTCTGGCGAAAGCGATTGCGGCCAAAGCCGATGCGGTTCTGGTTCAGGGCATCAACGATCCTCAGTACCGGGAACTGATCAATAAAGCCGTTTCCATGGGGATTCCCGTTATTACCGTTGACACGGATGAACCGGGGAGCCGAAGACTCTCTTACGTGGGTACAGACAATCTGGAAGCAGGCAAACAGATGGGCAAACTTGTTGCCAAGGCTGCAGCGGGAAGTCCTGGCGGTATCGGGGTACTCGTCGGCAGCAAGCAGGCTGCCAATCAACAGCTTCGTTTGGAAGGTTTTCGCAGTGTGATCAGTCACTATCCAAAGCTTAATGTGGTCAGCGTGCGTGCATCCAATATTTCACTTCTGCAAGCTTCAGGGGAAGCGGAAGACATGCTGAACAAAGAGAAGCAAATCCGTTATTTGATAGGCTTCAGCACCCTGGATGGCGTGGGGTTGATGGAAGCCGCGGCCCGCATGCATCGGCAGGATGTAAGGATTTTTGCGTTTGACGACCTGCCCGAAACTATCGAAGGGATTCGCCATGATAAAATCAAATCAACGATCGTGCAGCAGCCCCGTGAAATGGGCTATAAAGCGGTCTCTCTGCTTAGTTATTACTTTCAGGGTAAGCCGCTTCAGCCGGAGAATTATACCTCAACCAAGGTGCTGGATGCTGCAGCGGTCGGCACCGGAACGGGAGAGGAACGGCCATGA
- a CDS encoding carbohydrate ABC transporter permease, which produces MLQDKSIGSRLFDGINYTFLFLVSLVTVLPFINVIAGSFTTVTELAQKQFVFFPTVWSLDAYRYIFSTNVIFKSLGVSISITLVGTVFSMVLTALMAYGLSRKDLVGRSPIMFMVLFTMLFSGGLIPTFLVVKSMGLVDSYAALIIPNAINAFNLIIMRNFFQNIPEGLEESAKIDGCSNWGILLRIVIPLSMPAIATISLFYAVTYWNTYFQAIIYLNDPAKWPVQVILRQIVILASGLTADTSGFADDFVRPPEQTVKMAVIVVATLPILLVYPFLQKHFAKGALLGSIKG; this is translated from the coding sequence ATGCTTCAAGATAAATCTATTGGAAGCCGGTTGTTCGACGGTATAAATTATACATTTCTATTTCTTGTTTCTCTCGTTACTGTACTGCCTTTCATCAACGTTATCGCGGGTTCGTTTACAACCGTTACGGAGCTTGCGCAGAAACAATTTGTTTTCTTCCCGACGGTATGGTCGCTGGATGCTTACCGTTACATTTTCTCGACTAACGTCATCTTTAAATCGCTTGGCGTATCCATCAGTATCACATTGGTGGGAACGGTATTCAGTATGGTCTTGACGGCTCTAATGGCGTACGGGCTTTCCCGGAAAGATCTGGTCGGCCGCAGTCCGATCATGTTTATGGTACTGTTCACGATGCTGTTCAGCGGCGGACTTATCCCGACGTTTCTGGTTGTCAAAAGCATGGGCTTGGTCGACAGCTATGCAGCGCTCATCATTCCAAATGCTATTAATGCGTTCAACCTGATCATCATGCGGAACTTCTTCCAGAACATACCGGAAGGCCTGGAGGAATCGGCTAAAATCGACGGCTGCAGCAACTGGGGTATTCTGCTGCGGATCGTTATTCCGCTGTCCATGCCTGCGATCGCCACGATATCGCTGTTCTATGCGGTTACGTACTGGAACACATACTTTCAGGCGATCATCTATTTGAACGATCCGGCCAAGTGGCCGGTGCAGGTTATCCTGCGCCAAATTGTCATCCTGGCAAGCGGTTTGACGGCGGACACATCGGGGTTTGCCGACGACTTTGTCAGGCCGCCGGAGCAAACGGTTAAGATGGCTGTTATCGTCGTGGCGACGCTGCCGATTCTGCTTGTTTATCCTTTCCTGCAGAAGCATTTCGCGAAAGGCGCCCTGCTCGGTTCAATCAAAGGGTAG
- a CDS encoding sensor histidine kinase: MTIRTKLLLFIPLLVLLVNSVTFFLFQSGKVVQESYGLMMDRILLYKQTAQTAEDNLQTLYGYLINRDANSKSELKRKQASLLELKTVVSGKRSSSPHPAALTSYVNMLDTLMEQEQAAIIAANDLSQAAALAHYEEAEKTTGFIREDGQSLVDSELSFYEPIYKQIQLENERMNRLAAAVFVINTLLSIVLAVWISRSVTGPVSRLVTMAKQISRGNLLVDPPPLHSADELGILSNAFKQMLADLKASIARDKENLEKDRLVKELELQALQSQINPHFLFNTLNALSKLALLEGSKRTSDLIVSMSNLLRYNLRSLDQPVTLRDELEHVKQYFTIQQARFRDRVRFEMDIEEPALTALVPALTLQPLVENAFVHGVEALEEGAVIGLSIKSEPEGGLCITVSDNGSGMSEEKLQALLRLEAGVPDKDSTGLGTRNVFKRLKLFYGRSDLVSIRSKPGQGTNVTIRIPQTKEDDLDYVPVIDR; this comes from the coding sequence ATGACGATCCGGACAAAGCTGCTATTGTTTATACCGCTGCTGGTGCTGCTCGTCAATTCGGTCACGTTCTTTCTATTTCAGAGCGGGAAAGTCGTACAGGAAAGCTATGGCTTGATGATGGACCGCATCCTGCTTTACAAGCAAACCGCCCAGACTGCGGAGGATAACCTCCAGACACTCTATGGCTACCTCATCAACCGGGATGCCAATTCTAAGTCTGAATTAAAGCGGAAGCAAGCGTCGCTGCTCGAACTGAAAACGGTTGTTTCAGGGAAAAGGAGCAGCTCCCCTCACCCTGCCGCGCTTACCAGCTACGTAAACATGCTGGATACGCTGATGGAGCAGGAACAAGCAGCTATCATAGCGGCGAACGATCTGTCACAAGCCGCAGCTCTGGCCCATTACGAGGAAGCCGAGAAAACAACCGGATTTATCCGAGAGGACGGACAAAGTCTGGTCGACTCCGAATTGAGCTTTTATGAGCCGATTTATAAGCAAATCCAGCTTGAGAACGAGCGGATGAACCGGCTCGCCGCAGCTGTCTTCGTCATTAATACGCTGCTCAGCATTGTGCTTGCGGTCTGGATTTCCCGCAGCGTAACAGGTCCGGTAAGCCGTCTCGTAACAATGGCCAAGCAAATTTCCAGGGGCAATCTGCTGGTTGACCCTCCGCCGCTTCATTCTGCGGACGAGCTTGGTATCCTGTCAAACGCCTTCAAGCAGATGCTTGCCGACCTTAAAGCATCCATCGCCAGAGATAAAGAAAATCTGGAGAAAGACAGACTGGTTAAGGAGCTGGAGCTTCAAGCGCTGCAAAGCCAGATCAATCCCCATTTTCTGTTTAACACATTGAATGCGCTCTCCAAGCTCGCGCTGCTTGAAGGGTCCAAGAGGACCAGCGATCTGATTGTGTCCATGTCGAATCTATTGCGTTACAATTTGCGCAGCCTTGATCAGCCGGTGACGCTGCGGGACGAGCTTGAACACGTGAAGCAATATTTCACGATTCAACAGGCCCGCTTCCGCGACAGAGTGAGGTTCGAGATGGATATTGAGGAGCCAGCCTTAACAGCGCTTGTCCCCGCTTTAACGCTTCAGCCTCTGGTGGAAAATGCGTTCGTGCACGGCGTTGAAGCATTGGAAGAGGGAGCGGTAATCGGTCTGAGTATCAAATCAGAGCCCGAGGGCGGCCTTTGCATTACCGTATCCGACAACGGAAGCGGAATGAGTGAGGAAAAGCTGCAGGCGCTGCTTCGGCTGGAAGCGGGAGTGCCCGATAAGGACTCTACCGGTCTTGGCACCCGAAATGTGTTCAAGCGGCTGAAGTTATTTTACGGCCGCAGCGATCTTGTAAGCATACGGAGCAAGCCGGGACAAGGAACGAATGTTACGATACGCATTCCCCAAACTAAGGAGGACGATCTTGACTATGTACCGGTTATTGATCGCTGA
- a CDS encoding sugar ABC transporter permease: protein MNDTAITSSVSVPGKRDSSLMRRIAKNRSIYLMILPGFLYFAIFKYIPMSGLVIALQDYQPYLGITGSPWVGLKHFERLFNDPMFFTILRNTLFLFTMNLVIYFPVPILIAVMLNEVRHHLFKRFVQTLIYIPHFMSWVIIVSISFVMLSMDRGLINEVFSMMGLEKINFLMSNEWFRPMYILQVIWREAGWGTIIYLAAMAAIDPQLYEASRMDGANRFRQIWHITLPSIRSVIVVLLILKIGDVLELGFEHIFLLLNSMNREVAEIFDTYVYTAGLKQGQFSFSTAVGFFKSVVGLVLIMAANWLAKKAGEEGVY, encoded by the coding sequence ATGAATGATACTGCCATAACAAGCTCGGTATCTGTGCCGGGAAAACGCGATTCGTCGCTTATGAGGAGAATTGCCAAGAACCGGTCCATCTACCTGATGATTCTGCCGGGCTTCCTGTACTTTGCCATCTTCAAATATATTCCCATGTCAGGTCTGGTAATTGCACTTCAGGATTACCAGCCCTATCTAGGGATTACAGGCAGCCCTTGGGTCGGTTTAAAGCATTTTGAGCGGCTGTTCAACGACCCGATGTTTTTCACAATATTACGCAACACGCTCTTTCTATTCACGATGAACCTGGTCATTTATTTCCCTGTGCCGATTTTGATCGCGGTAATGCTTAATGAAGTGCGGCACCACCTGTTCAAGCGTTTTGTACAGACGCTGATCTATATTCCGCATTTTATGTCTTGGGTCATTATCGTTTCCATTTCGTTTGTTATGCTGTCGATGGACCGTGGCCTGATCAACGAAGTTTTCTCCATGATGGGCTTGGAGAAAATCAATTTTCTCATGAGCAACGAATGGTTCAGGCCTATGTACATTTTGCAAGTCATTTGGAGAGAGGCCGGCTGGGGAACAATTATTTATTTGGCGGCGATGGCGGCCATTGATCCTCAGCTGTACGAAGCGTCCCGGATGGACGGAGCCAACCGGTTTCGCCAAATATGGCACATCACGCTTCCCTCGATCCGCAGTGTCATAGTCGTGCTGCTCATTCTGAAGATCGGAGATGTGCTGGAGCTTGGCTTCGAACATATTTTCCTTCTGCTCAATTCTATGAACCGGGAAGTGGCGGAAATCTTCGACACGTATGTGTATACGGCAGGCCTCAAGCAGGGACAATTCAGCTTCAGCACGGCTGTCGGGTTCTTCAAGTCGGTCGTCGGGCTGGTTCTGATCATGGCGGCCAACTGGCTCGCCAAGAAGGCGGGAGAAGAAGGCGTCTACTAA
- a CDS encoding extracellular solute-binding protein yields MKSRKKRVHLLLTGLTTLALLAGCGGNAGNGGTGAAGSENAGQADGTDSSKKGPVKITMIATLHTPEVPSDKIEKLLEEKTNTELDIQWVPQGSYDDKVNASFATGTLPMAVNTGLIFFRDAIRNGQFWEIGPYLEQFPNLKNLKPEVLKNTSVDGKIYSLYQERPLSRQGVIYRKDWADNLGLQAPKTIDDIYNMAKLFTEKDPDKNGANDTIGLADRNDMIYGAFKTVSSYFGTPNGWGEQDGKLMPEFMFPEYMDTMKFIQKLHKEGLINKDFPVTSKTDQRNLFISGKAGLYIGSLPDVVGLLEKAVEINPNAKMDVQNRIEGPKGVGIWSIPGYAAVVLFPKSSVKSEEQLKDVLAFYDKLMSPELANLMQYGIEGEHYTIKDGKVIPSTDTKLTEREVKPYAAVAIGGPRTIQMLESNYSTPEKAKAEELVKDNDNILINDPTAPLDSKTFNEQGTRLQEIIKDATYQFMLSSIDEAGFKAQVDRWLKEGGQQIIDEYNASYQKGN; encoded by the coding sequence ATGAAAAGTAGAAAGAAAAGGGTCCATTTATTACTTACCGGATTGACAACGCTTGCATTGTTAGCCGGGTGCGGCGGTAACGCCGGCAATGGCGGTACAGGTGCGGCGGGTTCCGAAAATGCGGGCCAGGCGGACGGCACCGACAGCTCGAAAAAAGGCCCCGTCAAAATTACGATGATCGCAACGCTCCATACTCCTGAAGTGCCTTCCGATAAGATAGAGAAGCTGCTGGAGGAAAAAACGAATACCGAGCTGGACATTCAATGGGTTCCTCAAGGCAGCTATGACGATAAGGTGAACGCCTCTTTCGCGACAGGCACTCTGCCGATGGCGGTTAACACAGGGCTCATTTTCTTCCGGGATGCGATCCGGAACGGACAGTTCTGGGAGATAGGACCTTATCTTGAGCAGTTTCCCAATTTGAAAAATTTGAAGCCCGAAGTTCTCAAAAACACATCAGTCGACGGTAAAATATATTCGCTGTATCAAGAGCGGCCATTGTCTCGCCAAGGCGTTATTTACCGTAAGGACTGGGCAGACAATCTCGGACTTCAGGCGCCGAAGACGATCGATGATATCTACAACATGGCCAAGCTGTTTACGGAGAAGGACCCCGATAAGAACGGTGCAAACGATACGATTGGCCTGGCTGACCGTAACGATATGATTTACGGTGCGTTCAAAACCGTCAGCTCATACTTCGGGACTCCGAACGGCTGGGGCGAGCAGGATGGCAAGCTGATGCCGGAATTCATGTTCCCTGAATATATGGACACGATGAAATTCATCCAGAAGCTTCATAAGGAAGGTCTTATCAACAAGGATTTCCCGGTTACGAGCAAGACGGATCAGCGCAATCTGTTTATTTCCGGAAAAGCCGGCCTATATATCGGATCCTTGCCGGATGTGGTGGGATTGCTGGAAAAGGCTGTAGAAATTAATCCGAATGCGAAGATGGATGTTCAAAATCGGATTGAAGGTCCTAAAGGGGTTGGGATATGGTCCATTCCCGGATACGCCGCTGTTGTTCTGTTCCCTAAGTCCTCGGTGAAATCCGAAGAGCAGCTCAAAGACGTTCTTGCCTTCTACGATAAATTGATGAGCCCCGAGTTGGCAAATTTAATGCAGTACGGAATCGAGGGTGAGCACTATACAATTAAAGACGGCAAGGTAATCCCTTCCACAGATACGAAGCTGACCGAACGCGAAGTGAAGCCATACGCAGCGGTAGCTATAGGGGGACCCAGAACAATTCAAATGTTGGAATCTAACTACTCTACTCCGGAGAAAGCAAAAGCGGAAGAGCTTGTCAAGGATAACGATAACATTCTGATTAACGATCCTACTGCACCGCTGGACTCCAAGACATTCAACGAGCAGGGCACCCGTCTTCAAGAGATTATTAAAGACGCCACGTATCAATTTATGCTGAGCAGCATCGATGAAGCCGGCTTCAAAGCGCAAGTCGACAGATGGCTTAAGGAAGGCGGTCAACAAATCATAGACGAATACAACGCTTCTTACCAGAAGGGAAACTAG